TGCTGCCCCAGGGCCGCCGTCAGGCGAAGTCGATCGCACCGGTCATCGCGGCCTGGGCCCCGACGCGCATCGTCAGCAGCACGGCGGCGCGCTGCCTGGCCACGCTCGAGCCCTTGTCCGAGCTGACCCGGGTGGGCGTCCGACAGACCGACGCGATCAGCCAAGACGCCTTCGAACAGGGCACGGACGACGTCGCCGGGGTCGTCAAGAAGCGACTGAAGAAGAAGGTCGCGGCCGTCATCTGCAGCCACGGCCCCGTGCTGCCCGAGGTCATCCGGCAGATCTCGCTGGGCACCAAGGGGGGCGACCGCATCGACCTGCGCCGTGCCTCGTCGCTCGGCACGGCCGAGTTCACGGTGCTGCACGTCTCGGTCGACGACACGGCGCTCGTCGCGATCGAGACGCACGGCCCGGCCGTCTGACCCGCGCCTCCTCGGCTCCCCACGTCATCGAGACGGTCGGCCCCCGCCTGCGACGGGCGGGGGCCGACCTCTGTCGGGACGCGCTTGTCCCGGCCGATGTTCCCCCCTCGTTCACCTTCCGTTCACCGGGGCAGGCGACCGTGGTTAACCCGTCGCCGTAGCGTCTCGCACGGGTCGGCACCTGGCCCACAGCACCCAGCCATCACATCCCGAAAAGGACCCCCCTGTGAACTTCAAGCGCACCGGCAGCATCGTCGCGATCGCCGCGGTCGGAACCATGCTCCTCGCGTCCTGCGCCAGCAACGAAGGCGGCGCCTCGCCCTCGGGCGACGCATCGGCCAGCGACCTCTCCGGCTCCATCTCGGGCATCGGCGCCTCGTCGCAGCAGGCTGCGCAAGAAGCCTGGGTCGCGGGCTTCCAGACCGCCAACCCCGACGTCACCATCAACTACGACCCGCAGGGTTCGGGTGGCGGCCGTGAGAGCTTCATCTCGGGCGCCGCGGACTTCGCCGGTTCCGACCGCGCGTTCAAGACCGACGAGATCTCGTCGAGCACCTTCGCCGGCTGCACGCCCGACACCGGCATCGTCGAGCTGCCCGCCTACGTCTCGCCCATCGCGGTCGTCTTCAACCTCGACGGCGTGAAAGAGCTCAACCTCACGCCCGCCACCCTCGCCGGCATCTTCAGCGGCAAGATCACCACCTGGGACGCCGCCGAGATCAAGGCCGACAACCCCGACGCCGAGCTGCCCAGCACGGGCATCACCGCCGTCCACCGCTCGGACGACTCGGGCACCACCGAGAACTTCACCGACTACCTGCACGCCACGGCGGGCGACACCTGGACCGAAGAGGCCGACGGCACCTGGCCGACCGCCTTCGGCGGCGAGGGAGCCTCGGGCACCACCGGCGTGATCGACGCCGTCACCAACGGCACCGGCACCATCGGCTACGCCGACGCCTCGCGCGCCGGTGACCTCGGTGTCGCCAAGGTCAAGGTCGGCGACGACTTCGTCGGCTACTCGGCCGAGGCCGCTGCCGCCATCGTCGACGAGTCGCCCGAAGAAGAAGGACGCACCGACGGCGACATCGCCATCGAGCTCGACCGCACCTCGAGCGCCGCGGGCGTGTACCCGATCGTCCTGGTCAGCTACCTGATCGCCTGCGAGTCCTACGAGGACGCCGCCAAGGGCGAGCTCGTGAAGGCGTACCTCTCGTACGTCACCAGCGAAGACGGCCAGAAGGTCGCGGCCGACGCCGCCGGCTCGGCCCCGATCTCGAGCACGCTCTCGGGTCAGGTCGCCGACGCCATCGCACTGATCAAGTAAGACGGCACCACCCCGGGGGCCCGGGAACGCACCGCGTGCGTTCCCGGGCCATCGGCCTGACAGGCACCACGCACCACCAGCACCACGCACCACCCCCGAACCCCACCCGAGCCTCCGGAGGACCCCGTCCGATGACCGCCCCCGCCACGACCTCGGCCCCCACCGTCGTCCCGAAGCCCAAGCGACGTCCAGCCGACCGGATCTTCTCGGGCAGCACGGTCGTCGCCGGTGGCCTCATCCTCGCGATCCTCGCGGCCGTCGCGCTCTTCCTCATCGTGCAGAGCATCCCGGCCCTCACCGCGGCTCCCGAGGACGTCTCGCTCTCGGGTTACCCCGGATCGTTCTGGCAGTACGTCGGACCGCTGGCGTTCGGCACGGTCTACGCCGCCGCCCTCGCCCTCCTGATGGCGCTCCCCGTCGCCATCGGCATCGCCCTCTTCATCTCGCACTACGCGCCCCGCAAGCTCGCCCAGGGACTCGGCTACGTGATCGACCTCCTGGCCGCCGTGCCGTCGGTCGTCTTCGGCCTCTGGGGCAGCATCGTGCTCGCCCCCGCGATCCAGCCCTTCTACGACTGGCTGGTCAGCACGTTCGGCTGGTTCCCGCTCTTCGCCGGCCCCGTCTCGGGCACGGGTCGCACCCTCCTGACCGCTTCCATCGTGCTCGCCGTGATGATCCTGCCGATCATCACCGCCCTGAGCCGCGAGGTCTTCCTCCAGACGCCGGTGCTGCACGAAGAGGCCGCCCTGGCCCTCGGGGCCACCCGCTGGGAGATGATCCAGATCGCCGTGCTGCCGTTCGGCCGCCCCGGCGTCATCTCGTCCGCGATGCTGGGCCTCGGTCGTGCTCTCGGCGAGACCATGGCGGTGGCCCTCGTGCTCTCGCCGGCGCTCGTCATCAACCCCGCGATCCTGACCTCGACGAACTCCTCGACCATCGCGGCGAACATCGCCCTGCGATTCCCCGAGGCCCACGACATCGGCATCAACACCCTGATCGCGACCGGCCTCGTGCTGTTCGTCATCACCCTGATCGTCAACTCGATCGCCCGCTACGTCATCAACCGCCGCAAGGCCTTCTCGGGAGCGAACTGATGGCCACCACCACCGCCGGCGTGCGCCGGTCCAGCCCCTCGGTCAACGCCCTCACGACGGGCCGCCTGCCCAAGGCCGCCCCGCTGGTCATCCTGCTCGGCAGCTGGGTCGTCATGGGAGTCGTCTTCGCGCTGCTGAACGCGGCCGGCGTCACCGAGTCCTTCAACTGGGTCGGGGCGATCATCCTCGGCACCGTGCTCTACGCCGTGCTCGTCTTCGTCGTCGCGATGCAGATCGAGGGCATCCGCCGCGCGAAGGACCGCGTCGTCACGACCGCCGTCAGTGCCGCGTTCATCATCGCGCTGGTCCCGCTGGTCTCCCTGCTCTTCACGGTCGTGACGTCGGGTTCCAACCGGTTCGATGCCGACTTCTTCGCGATGTCGATGCGCAACGTCGTCGGAGCCGGCGGCGGTGGCCTGCACGCCATCACCGGCACCCTGCTGATCACGGCCCTGGCCGCGGTCATCTCGGTCCCGATCGGCCTGCTGACCGCCATCTACCTCGTCGAGTACGGCCAGGGCCGTCTGGCCCGCGCGATCACGTTCTTCGTCGACGTCATGACGGGCATCCCGTCGATCGTCGCCGGCCTCTTCGCCTACGCCCTCTTCGTGATCTTCTTCGGTGAAGGCGTGCGCATGGGCGCCGCAGGCTCCGTGGCACTCGCGGTCCTGATGATCCCGGTCGTCGTGCGCAGCACCGAGGAGATGCTGAAGCTCGTGCCGAACGAGTTGCGCGAGGCCGCCTACGCCCTCGGCGTGCCGAAGTGGCTGACCATCGTCAAGGTGGTCATCCCCACCTCGGTCGCGGGCATCACGACCGGCGTCATGCTGGCCATCGCCCGCATCATCGGTGAGACCGCCCCGCTGCTGATCACGGCCGGCTTCACCGCCAGCATGAACTACAACCTCTTCGACGGTCGCATGCAGTCGCTGCCGGTGTTCGCCTACAGCTCGTACGTGAGCCAGGGCACCGACGCGGCGGCCTTCATCGACCGGGCCTGGACCTCCGCCCTCACCCTGATCCTGATGGTGATGGCGCTGAACCTGCTGGCCCGCCTGATCGCCCGCGTCTTCGCCCCCAAGCTCGGCCGCTGACCCGGCACCTCCGACCCACACCCCGTCCCGGCTCCCGCCCGGCTCCCACCCCGAAGGAATCACCGTGTCCAAGCGCATCGAGGTCAACGACCTCAACGTCTACTACAGCAAGTTCAAGGCTGTCGAAGACGTCAACATCACCATCGAGCCCCGCACGGTCACCGCGTTCATCGGCCCGTCCGGTTGTGGCAAGTCGACCTTCCTCCGCACGCTGAACCGCATGCACGAGGTCATCCCCGGCGCCTACGTCGAGGGCGAGGTGCTGATCGACGGCAACGACCTGTACAGCCCCGGCGTCGACCCCGTGCTCGTCCGCCGTCAGGTCGGCATGGTGTTCCAGCGCCCCAACCCGTTCCCGACGATGAGCATCCGCGACAACGTGCTCGCTGGCGTCAAGCTCAACAACCGCCGCATGTCGAAGAGCGACCAGGACGGCCTCGTCGAGTCGTCGCTGCAGGGCGCGAACCTCTGGAACGAGGTCAAGGACCGCCTCGACAAGCCCGGCTCGGGCCTCTCGGGCGGTCAGCAGCAGCGTCTCTGCATCGCACGGGCCATCGCGGTCTCCCCCGACGTCGTGCTGATGGACGAGCCCTGCTCGGCCCTCGACCCGATCTCGACACTGGCCATCGAGGACCTCATCGAGGAGCTCAAGCAGCAGTACACGATCGTCATCGTGACCCACAACATGCAGCAGGCCAGCCGCGTCAGCGACAAGACGGCGTTCTTCAACATCGCCGGCACCGGCAAGCCCGGCAAGCTGATCGAGTACGACGACACCGCCAAGATGTTCTC
This genomic interval from Frigoribacterium sp. Leaf415 contains the following:
- a CDS encoding phosphate ABC transporter substrate-binding protein PstS → MNFKRTGSIVAIAAVGTMLLASCASNEGGASPSGDASASDLSGSISGIGASSQQAAQEAWVAGFQTANPDVTINYDPQGSGGGRESFISGAADFAGSDRAFKTDEISSSTFAGCTPDTGIVELPAYVSPIAVVFNLDGVKELNLTPATLAGIFSGKITTWDAAEIKADNPDAELPSTGITAVHRSDDSGTTENFTDYLHATAGDTWTEEADGTWPTAFGGEGASGTTGVIDAVTNGTGTIGYADASRAGDLGVAKVKVGDDFVGYSAEAAAAIVDESPEEEGRTDGDIAIELDRTSSAAGVYPIVLVSYLIACESYEDAAKGELVKAYLSYVTSEDGQKVAADAAGSAPISSTLSGQVADAIALIK
- the pstC gene encoding phosphate ABC transporter permease subunit PstC produces the protein MTAPATTSAPTVVPKPKRRPADRIFSGSTVVAGGLILAILAAVALFLIVQSIPALTAAPEDVSLSGYPGSFWQYVGPLAFGTVYAAALALLMALPVAIGIALFISHYAPRKLAQGLGYVIDLLAAVPSVVFGLWGSIVLAPAIQPFYDWLVSTFGWFPLFAGPVSGTGRTLLTASIVLAVMILPIITALSREVFLQTPVLHEEAALALGATRWEMIQIAVLPFGRPGVISSAMLGLGRALGETMAVALVLSPALVINPAILTSTNSSTIAANIALRFPEAHDIGINTLIATGLVLFVITLIVNSIARYVINRRKAFSGAN
- the pstA gene encoding phosphate ABC transporter permease PstA, whose product is MATTTAGVRRSSPSVNALTTGRLPKAAPLVILLGSWVVMGVVFALLNAAGVTESFNWVGAIILGTVLYAVLVFVVAMQIEGIRRAKDRVVTTAVSAAFIIALVPLVSLLFTVVTSGSNRFDADFFAMSMRNVVGAGGGGLHAITGTLLITALAAVISVPIGLLTAIYLVEYGQGRLARAITFFVDVMTGIPSIVAGLFAYALFVIFFGEGVRMGAAGSVALAVLMIPVVVRSTEEMLKLVPNELREAAYALGVPKWLTIVKVVIPTSVAGITTGVMLAIARIIGETAPLLITAGFTASMNYNLFDGRMQSLPVFAYSSYVSQGTDAAAFIDRAWTSALTLILMVMALNLLARLIARVFAPKLGR
- the pstB gene encoding phosphate ABC transporter ATP-binding protein PstB, translating into MSKRIEVNDLNVYYSKFKAVEDVNITIEPRTVTAFIGPSGCGKSTFLRTLNRMHEVIPGAYVEGEVLIDGNDLYSPGVDPVLVRRQVGMVFQRPNPFPTMSIRDNVLAGVKLNNRRMSKSDQDGLVESSLQGANLWNEVKDRLDKPGSGLSGGQQQRLCIARAIAVSPDVVLMDEPCSALDPISTLAIEDLIEELKQQYTIVIVTHNMQQASRVSDKTAFFNIAGTGKPGKLIEYDDTAKMFSNPSVQATEDYVSGRFG